A single region of the Brachypodium distachyon strain Bd21 chromosome 3, Brachypodium_distachyon_v3.0, whole genome shotgun sequence genome encodes:
- the LOC100821828 gene encoding serine carboxypeptidase-like 34 has product MAAGVGLLLAVTAFLLCAGCSRADAPRPYSISPEAARQQAADRVWHLPGQPAVPFSQYAGYVTVNEPHGRALFYWFFEATAGAAEKPLVLWLNGGPGCSSIGFGEAEELGPFLVQKGKPELKWNPYSWNKEANLMFLESPVGVGFSYTNTSSDLQNLGDKITADDAYIFLVNWFKRFPQYKSHDFYVTGESYAGHYVPQLSEKIFDGNMQGPRENYINFKGFMIGNALMDDETDQTGMVQYAWDHAVISDRVYADVKAHCDFSLENVTDACDTALDDYFAVYQLIDMYSLYTPVCTVAGSSSSPFTGLRGAAPKIFSKYRGWYMKHPAAGYDPCTSVYSGIYFNRPDVQAALHANVTHIAYNWTHCSDAIKWNDAPFSTLPIIRKLIAGGIRVWVFSGDTDGRIPVTSTRLTLNKLGLKTVQEWTPWYDHLQVGGWTITYEGLTFVTIRGAGHEVPMHTPRQALSLFSNFLADKKMPPSAFP; this is encoded by the exons ATGGCTGCCGGCGTCGGCTTATTGCTCGCCGTCACGGCCTTCTTGCTCTGCGCCGGCTGCAGCCGTGCCGACGCGCCGCGGCCGTACAGCATCAgcccggaggcggcgcggcagcaggcggcggACCGCGTGTGGCATCTGCCGGGGCAGCCGGCCGTGCCCTTCTCGCAGTACGCCGGGTACGTGACCGTGAACGAGCCGCACGGCCGCGCGCTCTTCTACTGGTTCTTcgaggccaccgccggcgccgccgagaaGCCCCTCGTGCTCTGGCTCAACGGCG GGCCGGGCTGTTCGTCTATCGGGTTCGGAGAGGCAGAGGAGCTCGGGCCGTTCTTGGTCCAGAAGGGCAAGCCGGAGCTGAAATGGAACCCCTACTCTTGGAATAAAG AGGCCAACCTGATGTTCTTGGAGTCCCCGGTGGGTGTGGGCTTCTCGTACACCAACACAAGCTCCGACCTGCAGAACCTTGGTGATAAGATCACCG CTGACGACGCGTACATATTTCTGGTCAACTGGTTCAAGAGGTTCCCCCAGTACAAATCGCACGATTTCTACGTCACCGGAGAGAGCTACGCCG GGCATTATGTTCCGCAGCTGTCGGAGAAGATCTTTGACGGGAACATGCAAGGCCCCAGGGAGAACTACATCAACTTCAAGGGCTTCATG ATAGGGAATGCTCTGATGGACGACGAGACGGACCAGACGGGCATGGTGCAGTACGCGTGGGACCACGCCGTGATCTCCGACCGGGTGTACGCGGACGTGAAGGCCCACTGCGACTTCAGCCTGGAGAACGTGACGGACGCCTGCGACACGGCGCTGGACGACTACTTCGCCGTCTACCAGCTCATCGACATGTACAGCCTCTACACGCCCGTCTGCACCGTCGCCGGCTCCTCATCATCTCCCTTCACCGGcctccgcggcgccgcccccaAGATCTTCTCCAAATAC CGTGGGTGGTACATGAAGCACCCGGCCGCAGGGTACGATCCCTGCACGTCGGTGTACTCCGGGATCTACTTCAACCGGCCGGACGTCCAGGCGGCGCTGCACGCCAACGTGACCCATATCGCCTATAACTGGACTCACTGCAG CGACGCGATCAAATGGAACGACGCTCCCTTCTCCACACTCCCCATCATCCGCAAGCTCATCGCCGGCGGCATCAGGGTCTGGGTTTTCAG CGGCGACACTGATGGGAGGATCCCGGTGACGTCGACGAGGCTGACACTGAACAAGCTCGGGCTGAAGACCGTCCAGGAGTGGACGCCGTGGTACGACCACCTGCAG GTGGGCGGGTGGACGATCACGTACGAGGGCCTGACGTTCGTGACGATCCGGGGAGCCGGGCACGAGGTCCCCATGCACACGCCGAGGCAGGCGCTCAGCCTCTTCAGCAACTTCTTGGCTGACAAGAAGATGCCGCCCTCGGCCTTCCCCTAA